Proteins co-encoded in one Populus trichocarpa isolate Nisqually-1 chromosome 10, P.trichocarpa_v4.1, whole genome shotgun sequence genomic window:
- the LOC7477204 gene encoding uncharacterized protein LOC7477204 isoform X2: MSVTAEVLAKFWLAQQRDTRCGAPLSNSPLFVRPMFANTTKRARMMVVCRCSVGDQIFSVTPSTNYEFDYLGQSTKGDLNLNFDHLDAFGMDGPATLQGPIEEVAMKEAEEAEDLLNDLGISMFFRVPLQQGIHPEAWEGRAYDYCLGNLRSMGFPVDGLAFDPDLVIRGLVIDKEKGNLVKADRFGYVKRAMHGTRMLSTQDVSEMYGRELVDLRKENRWVFLNTLFSVSEAVAYMQMVVRYDEGAISAEICPPDYRGLYKAVGKALFRAHVEGQLKSEIMSKPELFVEPDPELPLALLDQKEAGKKLLLITNSDYHYTDKMMKHSFNRFLPNDMGWRDLFDIVIISARKPEFFQMSHPLYEVVTGEGLMRPCFKACKGGLYSGGSAQMVENSLDIHGDEILYVGDHIYTDVSQSKVHQLWRTALICQELEEEHSALIHSRGHRATLIELINQKEVVGDLFNQLRLALQRRNTGRPAQTLAATNMDDQELTESMKKLLIVMQRLDEKIAPMLEADGELFNKRWGFLSRAGLWDKSHLMRQIEKYADIYTSRVSNFLHYTPFMYFRSQEQTLAHDSHSYYQTQINGSAVDNQC, from the exons ATGTCTGTGACGGCGGAGGTTTTGGCCAAATTCTGGTTGGCGCAGCAGAGAGACACCCGTTGTGGTGCTCCATTGTCTAATTCTCCTCTTTTTGTCAGACCCATGTTTGCAAATACCACTAAAAGAGCTCGGATGATGGTGGTGTGCCGTTGCAGTGTTGGAGACCAAATCTTCTCTGTCACACCCTCTACTAATTACGAGTTTGATTATTTAGGACAGAGCACTAAAGGGGATTTGAATCTTAACTTTGACCATCTTGACGCTTTTG GAATGGATGGTCCGGCAACTTTACAAGGTCCAATTGAGGAGGTTGCTATGAAGGAGGCAGAGGAAGCTGAGGATTTGCTTAATGACTTGGGCATTTCG ATGTTTTTCAGAGTCCCTCTTCAGCAAGGAATTCATCCCGAG GCCTGGGAAGGGCGGGCTTATGATTATTGCTTGGGAAATTTACGAAGCATGGGTTTTCCAGTTGATGGGCTTGCATTTGATCCAGACTTGGTAATTAGAGGTCTTGTTATAGACAAAGAGAAAGGCAACCTAGTTAAAGCGGATCGATTTGGTTATGTAAAAAGGGCAATGCATGGCACCAGAATGTTGTCTACTCAAGATGTCAG TGAGATGTATGGGAGGGAACTGGTTGATCTGCGGAAGGAGAATCGATGGGTGTTCTTAAACACACTGTTCTCTGTTTCAGAAGCTGTGGCATACATGCAG ATGGTTGTTAGATATGATGAAGGAGCTATATCAGCCGAAATATGCCCACCTGACTATAGAGGACTTTACAAG GCTGTTGGAAAGGCTCTATTTCGGGCACATGTAGAGGGTCAGCTTAAG AGTGAGATAATGTCAAAACCTGAATTGTTTGTGGAGCCTGACCCAGAATTACCTTTAGCACTGTTAGATCAAAAGGAG GCTGGTAAAAAGCTTCTACTCATTACAAACTCTGATTATCATTACACGGACAAAATGATGAAGCATTCATTTAACAGATTCCTACCAAATGACATGGGCTGGCGAGATCTGTTTGACATA GTGATAATATCTGCCAGAAAGCCAGAATTCTTTCAAATGTCTCACCCGTTGTATGAGGTGGTGACTGGCGAGGGTTTAATGCGCCCATGCTTCAAAGCTTGTAAAG GTGGATTGTACTCAGGTGGGAGTGCTCAGATGGTGGAAAACTCCTTAGATATCCACGGGGACGAAATATTATATGTAGGTGATCATATTTACACTGATGTGAGTCAATCAAAAGTCCACCAACTATGGCGAACAGCATTGATTTGTCAAGAGCTGGAAGAAGAG CATAGTGCTCTGATTCATAGTAGGGGTCATCGGGCCACACTGATTGAGCTAATTAATCAAAAGGAGGTGGTAGGGGATCTCTTTAATCAACTTCGGCTAGCTCTGCAAAGGCGAAATACAGGACGTCCTGCTCAA ACCCTTGCTGCAACTAACATGGATGATCAAGAACTCACAGAAAGCATGAAAAAGCTATTAATTGTTATGCAAAGACTGGATGAGAAAATTGCTCCAATGCTAGAAGCAGATGGAGAGCTTTTCAATAAAAG GTGGGGATTTCTTTCACGTGCAGGTCTGTGGGATAAAAGCCACTTAATGAGACAAATTGAGAA GTATGCTGATATATATACCTCCAGGGTCTCAAATTTCCTCCACTACACCCCTTTCATGTACTTCCGTTCACAAGAACAG ACGTTAGCTCATGATTCGCATTCATACTACCAGACACAGATTAATGGGTCTGCCGTTGACAACCAGTGCTAA
- the LOC7477204 gene encoding uncharacterized protein LOC7477204 isoform X1, whose amino-acid sequence MSVTAEVLAKFWLAQQRDTRCGAPLSNSPLFVRPMFANTTKRARMMVVCRCSVGDQIFSVTPSTNYEFDYLGQSTKGDLNLNFDHLDAFGMDGPATLQGPIEEVAMKEAEEAEDLLNDLGISSPSSARNSSRGIFCSRPLNLRSISAIGYDMDYTLIHYNVKAWEGRAYDYCLGNLRSMGFPVDGLAFDPDLVIRGLVIDKEKGNLVKADRFGYVKRAMHGTRMLSTQDVSEMYGRELVDLRKENRWVFLNTLFSVSEAVAYMQMVVRYDEGAISAEICPPDYRGLYKAVGKALFRAHVEGQLKSEIMSKPELFVEPDPELPLALLDQKEAGKKLLLITNSDYHYTDKMMKHSFNRFLPNDMGWRDLFDIVIISARKPEFFQMSHPLYEVVTGEGLMRPCFKACKGGLYSGGSAQMVENSLDIHGDEILYVGDHIYTDVSQSKVHQLWRTALICQELEEEHSALIHSRGHRATLIELINQKEVVGDLFNQLRLALQRRNTGRPAQTLAATNMDDQELTESMKKLLIVMQRLDEKIAPMLEADGELFNKRWGFLSRAGLWDKSHLMRQIEKYADIYTSRVSNFLHYTPFMYFRSQEQTLAHDSHSYYQTQINGSAVDNQC is encoded by the exons ATGTCTGTGACGGCGGAGGTTTTGGCCAAATTCTGGTTGGCGCAGCAGAGAGACACCCGTTGTGGTGCTCCATTGTCTAATTCTCCTCTTTTTGTCAGACCCATGTTTGCAAATACCACTAAAAGAGCTCGGATGATGGTGGTGTGCCGTTGCAGTGTTGGAGACCAAATCTTCTCTGTCACACCCTCTACTAATTACGAGTTTGATTATTTAGGACAGAGCACTAAAGGGGATTTGAATCTTAACTTTGACCATCTTGACGCTTTTG GAATGGATGGTCCGGCAACTTTACAAGGTCCAATTGAGGAGGTTGCTATGAAGGAGGCAGAGGAAGCTGAGGATTTGCTTAATGACTTGGGCATTTCG AGTCCCTCTTCAGCAAGGAATTCATCCCGAGGTATATTTTGCAGTCGTCCTTTAAATCTTAGGTCAATTAGTGCCATTGGATATGACATGGACTACACTTTGATACATTACAATGTGAAG GCCTGGGAAGGGCGGGCTTATGATTATTGCTTGGGAAATTTACGAAGCATGGGTTTTCCAGTTGATGGGCTTGCATTTGATCCAGACTTGGTAATTAGAGGTCTTGTTATAGACAAAGAGAAAGGCAACCTAGTTAAAGCGGATCGATTTGGTTATGTAAAAAGGGCAATGCATGGCACCAGAATGTTGTCTACTCAAGATGTCAG TGAGATGTATGGGAGGGAACTGGTTGATCTGCGGAAGGAGAATCGATGGGTGTTCTTAAACACACTGTTCTCTGTTTCAGAAGCTGTGGCATACATGCAG ATGGTTGTTAGATATGATGAAGGAGCTATATCAGCCGAAATATGCCCACCTGACTATAGAGGACTTTACAAG GCTGTTGGAAAGGCTCTATTTCGGGCACATGTAGAGGGTCAGCTTAAG AGTGAGATAATGTCAAAACCTGAATTGTTTGTGGAGCCTGACCCAGAATTACCTTTAGCACTGTTAGATCAAAAGGAG GCTGGTAAAAAGCTTCTACTCATTACAAACTCTGATTATCATTACACGGACAAAATGATGAAGCATTCATTTAACAGATTCCTACCAAATGACATGGGCTGGCGAGATCTGTTTGACATA GTGATAATATCTGCCAGAAAGCCAGAATTCTTTCAAATGTCTCACCCGTTGTATGAGGTGGTGACTGGCGAGGGTTTAATGCGCCCATGCTTCAAAGCTTGTAAAG GTGGATTGTACTCAGGTGGGAGTGCTCAGATGGTGGAAAACTCCTTAGATATCCACGGGGACGAAATATTATATGTAGGTGATCATATTTACACTGATGTGAGTCAATCAAAAGTCCACCAACTATGGCGAACAGCATTGATTTGTCAAGAGCTGGAAGAAGAG CATAGTGCTCTGATTCATAGTAGGGGTCATCGGGCCACACTGATTGAGCTAATTAATCAAAAGGAGGTGGTAGGGGATCTCTTTAATCAACTTCGGCTAGCTCTGCAAAGGCGAAATACAGGACGTCCTGCTCAA ACCCTTGCTGCAACTAACATGGATGATCAAGAACTCACAGAAAGCATGAAAAAGCTATTAATTGTTATGCAAAGACTGGATGAGAAAATTGCTCCAATGCTAGAAGCAGATGGAGAGCTTTTCAATAAAAG GTGGGGATTTCTTTCACGTGCAGGTCTGTGGGATAAAAGCCACTTAATGAGACAAATTGAGAA GTATGCTGATATATATACCTCCAGGGTCTCAAATTTCCTCCACTACACCCCTTTCATGTACTTCCGTTCACAAGAACAG ACGTTAGCTCATGATTCGCATTCATACTACCAGACACAGATTAATGGGTCTGCCGTTGACAACCAGTGCTAA